A DNA window from Roseovarius sp. Pro17 contains the following coding sequences:
- the hflK gene encoding FtsH protease activity modulator HflK gives MTGQSGGPWGGGGNSGNGSGGNDGGGQNGGDQKGGPRGGRRPGSGQMPEIDELMKKGQDQLRVLMGGRGGGGANGTGGEGSPGLPRGVIVLGILAAIVVWLFSSFYTVKPEERAVELFLGEYHRTTGSGLHLAPWPLVTYEKVVVTSERNEDIGVGVRGGEAGLMLTGDENIVDIDFQVVWNINDPAMYLFNLRDPQMTMRAVSESAMREIIAQSQLAPVLNRDRGVIAARLQDLIQLTLDSYDSGLNVIRVNFDKADPPQEVIDAFREVQAAEQKRDRLEKEADAYAARILAEARGQAAQTLEEAEGYRARVVNEAEGEASRFSAVLGEYSKAPEITRKRLHLEAMEDVLGDMDKIILDQNQSGGAQGVVPYLPLNELRKNSEGQ, from the coding sequence ATGACGGGACAGTCGGGCGGCCCATGGGGCGGCGGCGGTAATTCGGGCAATGGCTCGGGCGGGAACGATGGCGGTGGCCAGAACGGTGGCGACCAGAAGGGCGGCCCGCGCGGCGGACGCCGGCCCGGTAGTGGCCAGATGCCCGAAATCGACGAGCTGATGAAGAAGGGTCAGGACCAATTGCGCGTGCTCATGGGCGGGCGCGGTGGCGGAGGCGCGAATGGCACGGGCGGCGAAGGCAGCCCCGGTCTGCCGCGCGGCGTGATCGTTCTGGGCATTCTGGCCGCGATCGTGGTCTGGCTTTTCTCTAGCTTTTATACCGTCAAACCCGAAGAGCGTGCGGTTGAGCTATTCCTCGGCGAATATCACCGTACCACCGGGTCCGGCCTGCACCTCGCGCCCTGGCCCTTGGTTACCTATGAAAAGGTCGTCGTCACCTCCGAGCGTAACGAGGATATCGGTGTTGGCGTGCGCGGCGGTGAGGCAGGTCTTATGCTGACCGGCGATGAGAATATCGTCGATATCGACTTTCAGGTTGTGTGGAACATCAATGATCCGGCGATGTATCTGTTCAACCTGCGCGACCCGCAAATGACAATGCGCGCCGTGTCGGAATCAGCCATGCGCGAGATTATCGCGCAATCGCAGTTGGCCCCGGTCCTGAACCGTGACCGTGGTGTGATCGCGGCGCGTCTGCAGGATCTGATCCAACTGACGCTGGACAGCTACGACAGTGGCCTCAACGTGATCCGCGTGAACTTTGACAAGGCGGATCCGCCGCAAGAGGTGATCGACGCCTTCCGCGAAGTGCAGGCCGCCGAGCAAAAGCGTGACCGCCTGGAAAAAGAGGCCGACGCATATGCCGCCCGCATCCTCGCCGAAGCGCGTGGTCAGGCTGCTCAAACTTTGGAAGAGGCCGAGGGTTACCGCGCACGCGTCGTCAACGAGGCCGAAGGTGAGGCCAGCCGCTTTAGCGCCGTTCTGGGCGAATATTCCAAGGCCCCCGAGATAACGCGCAAGCGTCTCCATCTCGAGGCGATGGAGGATGTGCTGGGCGATATGGACAAGATCATTCTGGATCAGAACCAGTCCGGCGGCGCGCAAGGCGTCGTACCCTACCTGCCGCTCAATGAGCTGCGCAAGAATTCGGAAGGTCAGTAA